The following proteins come from a genomic window of bacterium:
- a CDS encoding hydrogenase small subunit, protein MLTKRGYGLSRRDFIRLAGGTVAALGLSGTLTPKLARAIEKAAAGRPKVVWLHFASDTGCTESFIKSDHPSAGELVLDILSVDYHESIMAAAGKQADEVLAKAVAGKDYICVVEGGIPTVPGHGMIGGREMLAIAKEVCGNAKAVVAIGSCAVDGGVPAAKPNPSRILGVGEALGMKVVNLPCCPVNPEWLIGTVVYVLTMGKLPELDKKGRPLMFYGRKIHDNCPRRTHFDGGRFVEQFGSKEEAQGYCLYKMGCKGPEAWSECPKTRWNSKESWCIEIGSPCLGCSENRWTDNFAPFYGKLANVSLPFGDVTADKIGVGIAIATGAAIVGHAVVKASRGKSADDSKK, encoded by the coding sequence ATGCTCACGAAGCGGGGGTACGGTCTCAGTCGGCGCGATTTCATCCGGCTCGCGGGGGGTACCGTCGCGGCCCTCGGGCTCTCGGGGACGTTGACTCCGAAGCTGGCCCGGGCGATCGAGAAGGCGGCGGCGGGGAGGCCCAAGGTCGTCTGGCTCCACTTCGCCAGCGACACCGGATGCACCGAGTCGTTCATCAAGTCGGATCACCCGAGCGCGGGGGAACTGGTCCTCGACATCCTGAGCGTCGACTACCACGAGTCGATCATGGCCGCCGCGGGGAAGCAGGCCGACGAGGTGCTGGCCAAGGCCGTTGCAGGGAAGGATTACATCTGCGTCGTCGAGGGCGGAATCCCCACGGTCCCCGGCCACGGGATGATCGGCGGGCGCGAGATGCTGGCCATCGCGAAGGAGGTGTGCGGCAACGCGAAGGCGGTGGTCGCCATCGGTTCCTGCGCGGTCGACGGCGGCGTTCCGGCCGCGAAGCCCAACCCGAGCAGGATCCTGGGCGTCGGCGAAGCCCTCGGGATGAAGGTGGTGAACCTTCCCTGCTGCCCGGTCAACCCGGAGTGGCTGATCGGTACGGTCGTGTACGTCCTGACGATGGGGAAGCTCCCCGAGCTCGACAAGAAGGGACGCCCGCTGATGTTCTACGGGAGGAAGATCCACGACAACTGCCCGCGGCGGACCCACTTCGACGGCGGACGGTTCGTCGAGCAGTTCGGCTCGAAGGAGGAAGCCCAGGGATATTGCCTCTACAAGATGGGGTGCAAGGGGCCGGAGGCGTGGTCGGAGTGCCCGAAGACCCGCTGGAACTCCAAGGAGTCGTGGTGCATCGAGATCGGCTCCCCATGCCTCGGGTGCTCCGAGAACCGGTGGACCGACAACTTCGCCCCCTTCTACGGGAAGCTCGCCAACGTTTCCCTGCCGTTCGGCGACGTGACGGCGGACAAGATCGGCGTCGGCATCGCCATCGCCACCGGCGCCGCCATCGTGGGGCACGCGGTGGTGAAGGCGTCCCGCGGGAAGAGCGCCGACGATTCGAAGAAGTAG
- a CDS encoding HyaD/HybD family hydrogenase maturation endopeptidase, translated as MSMRVIGVGNILLCDEGIGVHVVRELSRRGGMPGVEFVDGGVAGATLLHLVEGEERVVLVDAVDAPFPPGTVVRMTPGDLAGSGGPAWSLHDLNLSDTLGMMRLRETLPEMILLGVVPADMETYSLDLSETIAARFGEIVEKVRSEIAAFAASPRA; from the coding sequence ATGTCCATGCGGGTCATCGGCGTCGGGAACATCTTGCTTTGCGACGAGGGGATCGGGGTCCACGTCGTGCGGGAGCTTTCCCGCCGGGGAGGGATGCCGGGAGTGGAGTTCGTGGACGGCGGGGTCGCGGGCGCCACTCTCCTCCACCTGGTCGAGGGGGAGGAACGCGTCGTCCTGGTCGATGCCGTGGACGCCCCCTTCCCGCCGGGGACGGTCGTCCGGATGACGCCCGGCGACCTGGCCGGCAGCGGCGGGCCTGCCTGGTCCCTCCATGACCTGAACCTGTCGGACACGCTCGGGATGATGCGGCTGCGGGAGACCCTGCCGGAGATGATCCTCCTCGGCGTGGTCCCCGCCGACATGGAAACGTACAGCCTCGACCTTTCGGAGACGATCGCGGCGCGGTTCGGGGAGATCGTCGAAAAGGTGCGGTCCGAGATCGCGGCGTTCGCGGCCTCCCCGCGCGCGTGA
- a CDS encoding cytochrome b/b6 domain-containing protein, which yields MAEERYYKHDGVERFTHWAHMADTIVLILSGLQIHYPGFAVFGTMQTARFLHLASGYFFFFLGVLHIYFFFALGKRKIAMPHLEDLSGIGPVLKYYLVIDGKKPDYAKYNALQKISYAALFVVSFLQSVLGFALYWPVQMAAVFALFGDAVHVRIWHTTVMWVFLSFTAVHVYLVLTEDARLVKAMVDGFYYRKTADGG from the coding sequence ATGGCGGAGGAGAGGTACTACAAGCACGACGGCGTGGAGCGGTTCACCCACTGGGCCCACATGGCGGACACGATCGTGCTGATCCTGTCCGGCCTGCAGATCCACTACCCGGGATTCGCCGTCTTCGGCACGATGCAGACGGCGCGCTTCCTCCACCTCGCGTCCGGCTATTTCTTCTTCTTCCTGGGCGTCCTCCACATCTATTTCTTCTTCGCCCTCGGGAAGCGGAAGATCGCCATGCCGCACCTCGAGGACCTTTCCGGGATCGGACCGGTCCTGAAATATTACCTCGTCATCGACGGGAAGAAGCCGGACTACGCCAAGTACAACGCCCTGCAGAAGATCTCGTACGCCGCGCTGTTCGTCGTCTCCTTCCTGCAGTCGGTCCTCGGGTTCGCCCTCTACTGGCCCGTGCAGATGGCCGCGGTGTTCGCGCTCTTCGGGGACGCGGTCCACGTGCGGATCTGGCATACCACGGTGATGTGGGTCTTCCTCTCCTTCACGGCGGTGCACGTCTACCTCGTCCTCACGGAGGACGCGCGGCTCGTGAAGGCGATGGTGGACGGCTTCTACTACCGGAAGACCGCGGACGGCGGGTAG
- a CDS encoding nickel-dependent hydrogenase large subunit — protein sequence MAKRVVIDPIPRIEGHLRIEVEVENGKVKDAWSSGTLFRGFEIILQGRDPRDAWFITQRICGVCPVSHGHTSTMGLEDAFKVTPPDNARIIRNLIEGAQFVHSHILWFYHLNALDYVDVVSALQAKPKEKSLQEVQARVKKFVESGQLGPFANGYWGHPGYKLPPDLNLLAVAHYLEALEMQKEASAVVAQLGGKMPMHMSTPPGGTTFVPTVEVMDNVIWRLKRLQQWVDTVFLPDVLAIAPYYIQYAGIGKGVGNYLSWGVFDDPSFDPKKRLLPRGAIFDGKLAVSDVDGKMVTEYVDHSWFTAECGNKMPMEGRTEPKFTKMGDTKYTWLKAPRIKDHPMEVGALSRVLVAYVSGNAKVKSMVDGTLAALGQAGHPEVLLSVLGRIAARALETKLVIDGMLDWTGELLANLKAGKTQTYALNDVPEKGQGIGLWEAPRGALAHYNVIEGKKLKNYQCVVPTTWNASPRDHKGVRGPIEEALVGTPVADPDKPLEVLRVVHSFDPCIACAVHIIHPVTNEVKAFRVV from the coding sequence ATGGCCAAGCGAGTGGTGATCGACCCGATTCCCCGCATCGAAGGGCACCTGCGCATCGAGGTGGAGGTGGAGAACGGCAAGGTGAAGGACGCCTGGAGCTCGGGGACGCTGTTCCGCGGCTTCGAGATCATCCTGCAGGGGAGGGACCCGCGCGACGCCTGGTTCATCACCCAGCGGATCTGCGGCGTCTGCCCCGTCTCCCACGGGCACACGAGCACCATGGGCCTGGAGGATGCGTTCAAGGTGACGCCCCCCGACAACGCGCGCATCATACGGAACCTGATCGAGGGGGCGCAGTTCGTCCATTCCCACATCCTCTGGTTCTACCACCTGAACGCCCTCGACTACGTCGACGTCGTCTCCGCCCTCCAGGCGAAGCCGAAGGAGAAGTCGCTCCAGGAAGTGCAGGCGAGGGTGAAGAAGTTCGTGGAGAGCGGGCAGCTCGGTCCGTTCGCCAACGGCTACTGGGGGCACCCTGGATACAAGCTGCCTCCGGACCTCAACCTCCTCGCGGTGGCCCATTACCTCGAGGCGCTCGAGATGCAGAAGGAGGCGTCGGCGGTCGTCGCCCAGCTCGGCGGGAAGATGCCGATGCACATGAGCACGCCCCCCGGCGGCACGACCTTCGTCCCCACCGTCGAGGTGATGGACAACGTCATCTGGCGGCTGAAGAGACTCCAGCAGTGGGTGGACACGGTCTTCCTGCCCGACGTCCTCGCGATCGCGCCGTACTACATCCAGTACGCGGGGATCGGGAAGGGCGTGGGGAACTACCTCTCGTGGGGCGTCTTCGACGACCCGTCGTTCGATCCGAAGAAGCGGCTTCTTCCGCGCGGGGCGATCTTCGACGGCAAGCTCGCCGTTTCCGACGTCGACGGGAAGATGGTGACGGAGTACGTCGACCACTCCTGGTTCACCGCCGAGTGCGGGAACAAGATGCCGATGGAGGGGAGGACGGAGCCGAAGTTCACGAAGATGGGGGACACGAAGTACACGTGGCTCAAGGCCCCGAGGATCAAGGACCACCCGATGGAGGTGGGCGCCCTGTCGCGGGTGCTGGTCGCCTACGTGTCGGGGAACGCCAAGGTCAAGTCGATGGTGGACGGGACGCTGGCCGCCCTGGGACAGGCGGGCCACCCCGAGGTTCTCCTGTCGGTGCTGGGACGGATCGCCGCGCGGGCGCTCGAGACGAAGCTGGTGATCGACGGGATGCTGGACTGGACCGGGGAGCTCCTCGCGAACCTCAAGGCGGGGAAGACGCAGACGTACGCGCTGAACGACGTCCCCGAGAAAGGGCAGGGGATCGGGTTGTGGGAGGCTCCTCGCGGCGCGCTCGCCCACTACAACGTGATCGAGGGGAAGAAGCTGAAGAATTACCAGTGCGTGGTGCCCACCACCTGGAACGCCTCGCCGCGCGACCACAAGGGGGTGCGGGGGCCGATCGAGGAGGCGCTGGTGGGAACGCCGGTTGCCGACCCCGACAAGCCGCTGGAGGTGCTGCGCGTGGTCCACTCCTTCGACCCGTGCATCGCCTGCGCGGTGCACATCATCCACCCGGTCACCAACGAAGTGAAGGCGTTCCGGGTCGTCTGA
- the hypA gene encoding hydrogenase maturation nickel metallochaperone HypA — MHELGVASEILDIALSEAGRHAAKKVTSIRLRVGVLRAIEPENLSFLFGHLARGTPAEGALLEIVEEPVRVECEGCGASEARSFTIECPRCKGPGVTVTGGDSLSILSLEIDA; from the coding sequence TTGCACGAACTGGGAGTCGCCAGCGAGATCCTCGACATCGCGCTTTCCGAGGCGGGCCGGCACGCGGCGAAGAAGGTGACGTCGATCCGGCTGCGCGTGGGCGTCCTGCGCGCCATCGAGCCGGAGAATCTCTCCTTCCTCTTCGGGCACCTCGCCCGGGGAACGCCCGCGGAAGGCGCACTTCTCGAAATCGTGGAGGAACCGGTCCGTGTCGAATGCGAGGGCTGCGGGGCATCCGAGGCCCGCTCCTTCACGATCGAATGCCCCCGCTGCAAGGGACCGGGCGTTACGGTGACCGGCGGCGACTCCCTGTCGATCCTCTCCCTCGAAATCGACGCCTGA
- the hypB gene encoding hydrogenase nickel incorporation protein HypB, producing the protein MRIEVERAILQSADEAAAAIRELLSGRKIFALNLLSSPGSGKTTLIEALLARFDGKGGVAVVEGDIETEIDAERIRKHGVQVRQINTHSACHIQPTRLLSVLREMDLSETRLLLVENVGNLVCPAEVSLGEDARVVLLSVTEGDEKPLKYPLVFKTSDLLVITKTDLLPYVTFDVERVRRAARAANPAVQIFEVSATTGAGMSLLLDRIEALRAAKNG; encoded by the coding sequence GTGCGCATCGAGGTGGAGCGGGCGATCCTGCAATCCGCGGACGAGGCGGCGGCGGCGATCCGCGAACTCCTGTCCGGGCGGAAGATCTTCGCGCTCAACCTCCTCTCCTCGCCGGGTTCCGGGAAAACCACGCTGATCGAGGCGCTCCTTGCCCGCTTCGACGGGAAGGGAGGCGTGGCCGTCGTCGAGGGGGACATCGAGACCGAGATCGACGCGGAGCGGATCCGGAAGCACGGAGTCCAGGTCCGGCAGATCAACACGCATTCCGCCTGCCACATCCAGCCGACCCGGCTCCTCTCCGTCCTCCGGGAGATGGACCTGTCGGAGACCCGGCTCCTTCTCGTGGAGAACGTGGGGAACCTCGTCTGCCCCGCGGAGGTTTCGCTGGGAGAGGACGCACGGGTCGTCCTGCTGAGCGTGACGGAGGGGGACGAGAAGCCGCTCAAGTACCCGCTCGTTTTCAAGACATCCGACCTGCTCGTGATCACGAAGACGGACCTGCTACCGTACGTGACGTTCGACGTCGAGCGCGTCCGCCGTGCCGCCCGCGCCGCCAATCCCGCCGTGCAGATCTTCGAGGTTTCCGCGACCACCGGCGCGGGGATGTCCCTCCTCCTCGACCGGATCGAGGCGCTGCGGGCGGCCAAGAACGGTTGA